TGCTGATCACAGTGCGCAGCTATAGCGATGAAACCCGCAAGATACTGATTGACGGCATTGCGCGTATCGCGCGCGGTCAGGCGATTGCCGCTGGCCTTCCCGAAGAGCTGATGCCTGAGGTGACGATGGACGACGATTTCACCCCGTCAGTCTATAACAGCCCGGAATTTACCCGCGATGTCGCCAGCCTGTTCAAGGCACGTTTTGGCGATCGGCGCGTGCTCCAGACTCCGGCGGTGATGGGGGGCGAAGATTTCAGCCAGTTCCGTCGCGCCGATCCGGACAATATCCAGAGTCTGATTTTCTGGGTCGGCGGTGTATCAGACGAAGACTGGGCGAAAGCCGATGGTGATGCGAGCAAATTGCCGTCGTTGCACAGCCCGTTCTGGGCTCCGGATGCTGAGAAAGTGGTGGCTACCGCTACCGAGGCGATGACCGCGGCCACGCTGAAACTGATGGCGAAGTAATGGCTTGAGCAGCCTTATTAAAGGTTTGCAGCCTAGATTTTGATTTCGCTGCGATTTGCTTTTTTGAGCGTGACCGGCTCAGGTCCGCCGGTTCCGCCATCGCCCGCTTTACCGCGAGGTCCCTGGTTGAGATTATTGTCGACGCTGTTTTCGCCAATTGTCGGTTCCGGATCGGTGTCCGCGCTCTCGCCAAAATCATCGATCGGTGCAGCGCTGAACGGGTCAATGGCAAAGCCTTCCGCGGCGAACGGGTCGGTATTGATATCGGGATCGGCACCGGTGCCCTCAATATCTTCTGCGCTGGGGCCAGCGGCATTGCTCACAGCGCCGGATGGCGGAGCGGCAAAGAGCTTTTCGTCGGCAGGTTTGGCTGCTTCAACCGCTGCCGCCGCATTGCCCTTGACCTTGATATCGCTCGACAGATTGTCGGCCATCAAGGCGATAAGCACCAGAAAGCCTCCGGCAGCGATCAGAACCGATTTGAGCATATGATGGTCGCCCTTTGCGATAAAATGGTGGCGTGTGGCCATAGCGCATGGGCGTAAACAAACATTAAAACCGCCGGAGCACAGTGGCTCCGGCGGGTGGGGCGAACCCCGGACTTTCCTCCCCAGGAAAGCAGGTCAGACGCGCTGGCAGTGACCGGTACGGTGTCTGCCAGCGGTCAATCGGGTGATCAGGCAGCGTCCTTCTTGAACTGGTCAGCCTCGGTGCTGTCAGCCAGAGCCGTGGTTGAGCTCTGACCGCCACCGATGGCGGTGGCAACGGCATCGAAATAGCCGGTGCCGACCTCGCGCTGGTGGCGCGTGGCGGTATAGCCATTGTCTTCAGCACCGAATTCTGCCTGTTGCAGCTCCGAATAGGCTGCCATGCCGCGATCCTTATAGCCACGGGCCAGCTCGAACATGCCGTAATTGAGCTGGTGGAAGCCGGCCAGCGTGACGAACTGGAACTTGTAGCCCATGGCACCCAGCTCGCGCTGGAACCTGGCGATGGTGTCCTTGTCGAGATTGGCTTCCCAGTTGAAGCTGGGCGAGCAGTTATAGGCCATCATCTTGCCCGGATGCGCTTTCTGCACCGCTTCGGCAAAGCGCTTGGCATCGTCGAGATTAGGCTTGGAGGTCTCCCACCACAGCAGGTCGGCATGTTCGGCGAAAGCGATGCCGCGCTTGATGCAATGGTCGACGCCAGTGCCTTCCTTGAGACGGAAAAAGCCTTCGGGCGTACGCTCGCCGGTGAGGAATTCGTGGTCGCGCTCATCGACATCCGAGGTGATCAGCTTGGCGCTTTCGGCATCGGTGCGGGCGACGATTACCGTCGCCACACCGCAGATATCGGCAGCCATGCGCGCCGCATTGAGGTTGCGGATATGCGCTTGGGTCGGGATCAGCACCTTGCCGCCGAGATGGCCGCATTTCTTTTCCGATGCCAGCTGATCCTCGAAATGGACACCGGCAGCGCCCGCTTCGATATAGGCTTTCATGATCTCGAAACAGTTAAGCGGGCCGCCGAAACCGGCTTCGGCATCGGCGACGATTGGCGCGAACCAGTCGCGTGTCGCTCCGCCTTCGCTATGCTCGATCTGATCGGCTCGTTGCAATGTACGGTTGATCTTCTTGGCCAGTTCCGGGCCACTATTGGCCGGATAGAGCGACTGGTCAGGATACATGGCACCGGCGACATTGGCATCGGCGGCGACCTGCCAGCCGGAGAGATAGATGGCTTTCAGACCGGCGCGCACCATCTGCATCGCCTGGTTGCCCGACAGCGCGCCGAGCGCGTTGATATAATCCTCGGTGCGGAGCAGGTCCCACAGCTTCTCGGCACCGCGCTTGGCCAGGGTATATTCGACCGCGACCGAGCCGCGCAGCCGGGCGACATCATCAGCGGAATAGGGACGGTTTATACCATTGAAGCGGCCCGGAACAGCCGGGACAAGGGTGTTGAAATCAGTCATGTTATTTGCCTTTCTGCAGGGAGGAAGACGCCTTTGCGGCGACATCATGGCATTGTCATACGCCGTTGCAGGGCTGTGTGTCTCTAAAATTGACATGATTTTTCTGTCAAAATGATATTTCTTCAGGAATATATTGTAATTTTGTAAATACCATTACAAAAGATCAGCATGTCTCAGGATAAAGTCTTCGCCGGTGCCGCGCTGCGTCGTCTCCGCCTGTCGCGCAAGCTGACGCAGATCGCCATGGCCGAGGCGTTGGGCATTTCCGCCAGCTATCTCAACCTGCTCGAACGTAACCAGCGTCCGCTGACCGCCCGGCTGATGCTGGCGCTGAGCGAACGCTTCGATTTCGATCCGCGGCTGCTGCTGGCGGATGAGCCGGGTGGCGGCGTTGAGGCGATGATGCGTCGGTTCAACGATCCGCAATTTGCCGATCTTGCCATTGATCGCCAGCGCCTGGCCGAATGGGCGGTCAACGCGCCTGAACTGATGCAGGCCTTTGCCCGGCTGCATGACAGCAGGGCGGTGTCTGGCAATGCCGACGATGCTGGTGATAACAGCCATCCCGCCATCGCGCTGGTGCGGCGCGAGATAGAAAAATGGCGCAACTATTATGGCGACCTCGATGTTGCGGCCGAGGAAATGGCCGATGAATTGCGGTTGGCCAATAGCGACCTCTATGCGGCACTGAGCGACAGGCTGCGCAGCCGTCATCAGATCATGGTGCGGGTGTTGCCGGTCGAGGTGCTGCCCGACCATCTTTACCGCCTCGACATGCATGCGCGGCAGTTGCAGCTTTCCGAGATGCTCGACACTTCGTCGCGTACTTTTCGTGCGGCCTATATGATTGCCCAGCTTGAGATGCGCGATGCGGTGCAGGCGCTTGCTGCAGGCGCGGCTTTTGATAATCGCGGTGCCGAACGGCTGTTCCAGCGGCACCTTTACGGCTATATCGCCGCAGCCATCATCATGCCCTATGGTCGCTTTCTGCGTGCCTGTGAACAGACCGGCTATGACATTGCCATTCTCCAGCGCCGCTTTGGCGCCGGGCTGGAGGAAATCGCCCACCGGCTGACAACATTGCAGCGTGTCGGCCAGCGCGGCCTGCCCTTTTTCATGGTCCGCGTTGACCGGGCAGGGCAGTTTTCCAAGCGCTATAGCGGCGCGAGTGGTGCCAGTTTTGTGGAAAGCGGTCGCAGCTGCCCGTTATGGCATCTGCACCACAGCTTTGCCCGGCCATCGATCCTGCAGGTGCAGCTGGTCGAAAGCGAGGATGGCAAACAATGGCTGACCCTGTCGCGTACGGTGAATGGCAATAGCAGCCCGGCACGCGGCAATACGCCGGATATGAACGGCGAGGAACCGGCCTATGCCATCGGCATCGGCATTGCGGCGGAACATGCGAGTCGGCTGTGCGCGCATTATGCGCGGGTGGCTGAGGCGAGCGGGCCGACTCTCATCGGCCCGGGCTGCCACGGCTGCCATCGTCCCGACTGCACCCAGCGCGCGACACCGCCAGCAGGTAAAACCTTGTTGTTTGACGATCGTGCCCGCCGTGCGGCACCATTTATCTTTCATTCCGAATAGGCCTCATAATGACCCGCGATCGCCGATTTCTGCCGCTTTGCCGACTAGTGGCGAGTGAGATCGGCATCGATTCATGCTATCGTTGCAGAGGTGTAAAGTTAATCGACACTTTACCTCTTGGCCCTATAGTTTGTTTCGACCCGAGACCATCGAAAGAGTCTGCCCCGATCCATGTTTCGCCTGTTCAAACATTATGTGCCGCATGCCGTGGTTCTCATGGGGCTTATCGACTTTGTGCTGTTGCTGATTTCGGCAGAGGCAGCATGGCAGTTCCGTACCGCCCAGCTGGGACTTGATGAAGGGCCATTTGCCGATCGCGCGGTTCCGGTATTGAGCTTTGCCATATTGCAGCAGGTGGCGATGATTGCGGTCGGCACCTACGGCACCGATGCGGTGTTACGACTGCGCTTCGCCATGGCGCGACTGGCCGTGGCGGTGTCGCTCGGGGTGATATTCCTGTCGCTGATGTTCTTCCTGTTGCCGGGCACCACTCTGTGGCGCTCGATCCTGCTCTACGCGATGATCATGGCTATTGTGCTGCTGGTCGCGAACCGGCTGATACTGGGCGGGATACTGGGCACCGGTGCGTTTCGCCGCCGGCTGCTGGTTCTCGGTGCCGGTCGCCGGGCGCAGCGCATCCAGGAACTGGGCGAACGCCCGGATAGCGGCTTTGTTGTTGTCGGCTTTGTCGGCATGGGCGATGGTGAACATGCCATCACCGAGGCGATCAACCGTTCGGCGATCAACAATCTCGCCAAATATGTCGAGAACCTCAATGTCAGCGAGGTGGTATTGGCGCTGGAGGAGCGGCGCAATGCGCTGCCGCTGCAGGATCTGTTGCGGATCAAGACCACCGGCGTCCATGTCAACGATCTGTCGAGCTTTTTCGAGCGCGAGACCGGGCGTGTCGACCTGGATTCGGTCAACCCCAGCTGGCTGATATTTTCGGACGGCTTTTCATCGGGCCGCTGGCTATCGAGCATCGCCAAGCGCCTGTTCGACATCATTGCCAGCCTGATATTGCTGGTCATCTTCCTGCCGGTAATCCTGCTGTTCGCGCTGTTGGTGAAGCTCGACAGCAAGGGGCCCGCCTTTTTCCGACAGGAGCGTGTCGGGCTATACGGGCAGACCTTCAACATCATCAAGCTACGTTCGATGCGTACCGATGCCGAGGGTGATGGCAAGGCGGTCTGGGCTGAGAAAAACGACCCGCGCATCACCCGGATCGGCCGATTCATCCGGCGGACGCGAATTGACGAGCTACCGCAGGCATGGAGTGTGCTCAAGGGCGAGATGAGCTTTGTCGGGCCGCGACCGGAACGACCGGAATTCGTTGCTGATCTCGAAACCAAGATGCGCTTCTATGCGGAGCGGCACATGGTCAAGCCGGGCATTACCGGCTGGGCCCAGATCAACTATCCCTATGGCGCATCGATCGAGGATTCCCGCCACAAGCTTGAATATGATCTGTACTACGCCAAAAACTACACGCCGTTTCTGGATATATTGATTCTGCTGCAGACGCTGCGTGTGGTGCTCTGGGCCGATGGAGCGCGGTGATGGGGCTGGGTAGTTATCTCGGACTTGCCGGCTTTTTTGGTCATCTGCTCGCCGCCGCGCTGCATGGCGGCCTGGCGGTGTGGCTCAGCCGCAATATGCGCCAGAACCACTGGCAGCAATTGCCGCTGGTATCGGCGCTGGCGCTGCTCAGCTTCTGGGCGCTGACCGTCGCATGGGAAGGGCCCGAAGCATCGATCTCGTTGTTTGTCGAGACGCTGCGCAATGCCGCTCTGCTGTTCCTGATGTTCCGGTTGCTGCGCTCGGATGACAGCCTGCGTCAGCCGCCGACGGTGACTGCGCTTTATGCGGTTCTGGCGGTGGTGTTGGCCCTGCAGCCGGTGGTCGATGGTGCAATACTCAGCTTCGATGCGGCCAGCGCGCCGGACCTGCTGTTCTACACCTCCACCATATTGCGGATGATCTTTGCCGTGGGCGCGCTGGTGCTGGTGCACAATCTCTATTCGATATCGGCACCACAGGCCCGTTTCGCGATCCGCTTGCCGATGGCGGCGCTGGCGACTTTGTGGTTCTTCGATCTCAACCTTTATGCCGTTGCCTATCTGCTGCGTGAATTGCCTCCCGAGCTGCTGGCGCTGCGCGGGCTTGTTATTGCCGGGCTGATGCCGCTTTTCGCGCTGGCGGCAAAACGCAATGGCGAATGGAGAATCCAGCTTTCGCGTACCGTTGCTTTCCATTCCTTCTCGCTTTTCGCTATCGGCCTCTATCTCGCCGCGATGACGCTGGCGGTACAGCTATTGTCCTATCTTGTCGGTGATTATGCCCGGCTGACCCAGGTCAGTTTTGTCTTTGGCGTATCGATCGCGGCGCTGGTGCTGCTACCGTCGAACAGCTTCCGGGCCTGGTTCAAGGTCAAGATCGCAAAGCATTTCTTCCAGCACCGCTATGATTACCGTTCCGAATGGATGCGCTTTGCCGATACCATGAGCGCGCGCGAGCAGGACGTTTCGACGCTGCACAGCCGGATTATCCAGGCGGTCGCCGATATCACCGAAAGCGGGGCAGGCCTGTTGCTGACGCCGGACGAGAGCGGTCGCTTCATGCTGCAGGAACGCTGGAACTGGTCGACCATCGATGTGCCGGCTCCGGCCTGCACCACATCGACGGCCAATTTCTTTTCCAAATCCGGCTATATCGTCGAACTCGACAAGATACGCGAAGGCGCCGCCGATGCGGTGCAGCGTGAGGCGATTGCCGAGTGGATGATCGAGGACAGGAAAATCTGGGTCATCGTACCGTTGATCCATTTCGACCAGCTGGTCGGGCTGGTGATGCTGGCACGACCGCCGCTGAGCCGGACGCTGGACTGGGAAGATCTCGACATGCTGCGCGTTGTCGGGCGTCAGGCCGCGAGCTATGTTGCCGAGCAGCGCGGGCAGAATGCGCTCCTGGAATCGCGCCAGTTCGAGGATTTCAACCGCCGGTTTGCTTTTGTCGTGCACGACATCAAGAACATTGTCAGCCAGCTGGCACTGCTGTCACGCAATGCCGAAAAGCATGCCGACAAACCCGCTTTTCGCAAAGACATGGTCGAAACATTGCAGGGCACGGTGGAGAAGCTCAACGCCACTTTGTCGCGGCTTTCCAATTATCGCACGGCCCGCGACAACGAGATCGAACCGGTCGAGACCAAGGCGCTGGTGGAGCATGTTACAACAGTCAAATCGACCCCGGCGCACCGGGTTGATGCGCTGGCGGGTGCACCGATGACGGTCAGGGCTGATCGCCCGGCACTCGAACAGGTGTTGCTGCATCTGGTGCAGAATGCGCTCGATGCCAGCCGACACAATGCCGAGCCGGTGCTGGTCAAATGGTTCACGGACGGCATGAACGGCTGTATCGAAGTTGTCGACCACGGCACCGGCATGAGCGCCGATTTCATCCGCACCAGCCTGTTCAAGCCGTTCGTTTCGACCAAGGATGGTGGCTTCGGCATCGGTGCTTTCGAAGCGAAATCGCTGGTCGAGGCGATGGATGGCAGCCTGCATGTTGAAAGCCGCGAGGGCATGGGCACCCGCATTACCTTGCGGTTGCCACTGGTGATTGGGGAGCAACAGCCAGTGGCACCGGCAAAACAGGTCGGGACAGACACACATTCCGATAAAAAACGCACCATAGGAGCAGGTCAGTGAGCGATAACGACAACACGCATGACGCACAGCTGCCCAAACTGCTCATCGTCGAGGATGATGAAGGGCTGCAGACCCAGCTGAAATGGGCTTATGACGATTATCAGGTGCTCCAGGCGCATAATCGTGAGGAAGCGATCACCCTGTTGCGCGCCGAGCAACCGGCGGTGGTGACGCTCGATCTCGGCCTGCCGCCCGATCCGGACGGCACCAGCGAGGGCTTTGCCACGCTGGAGGAGATTATCGCGCTCAAGCCGGATACCAAGGTGATCGTCGCCTCCGGTCATGGAGCGCGGCAGAGCGCTCTCGATGCCATCGCCAAGGGTGCCTATGATTTTTACCAGAAGCCCGTCGATATTGATGAGCTGGGCCATATCGTTGCCCGTGCCTTTCACCTGCATGCAATAGAGGCGGAGAATGCGCGGCTGGCTGAAGCCTCGGACGGCAGCGAAAAGGTGCTTGGCCGGATCATCACCGCAGCACCGGAAATGCTGAAAGTGGCACATACTATCGAGCGGGTCGCGCCGACCAGCGCTTCGGTCATGCTGCTGGGTGCCAGCGGCACCGGCAAGGAGTTGCTGGCGCGCGGACTGCACGATCATAGCGACCGCCGGGCCAACGCCTTTATCGCAATCAACTGTGCGGCAATTCCGGAAAACCTGCTCGAGGCCGAGCTTTTCGGTCATGAGAAGGGGGCGTTTACCGGTGCCATCAAGACCACCGAGGGCAAGATCGAACAGGCGCATGGTGGCACGCTGTTCCTCGACGAGGTCGGCGATATTCCGTTACCGCTGCAGGTGAAATTGCTGCGCTTTCTGCAAGAGCGGGTGATTGAGCGCATTGGCGGCCGCAAGCCAATCGCTGTCGACACCCGTATCGTCTGCGCCACGCACCAGGATATCGACCAGATGCAACGCGACGGTACTTTCCGCGAAGACCTTTACTACCGCCTTGCCGAGATTGTCGTCACCATTCCCACACTGGCCGAGCGGCCCGGCGATACCATCCTGCTGGCGCGCCATTTCCTCAACCGCATGGCGCAGGAGTTCAACCCCAAGGTCAAGGGCTTTGCCGCTGATGCGCTGCGGCGGATCGATGAATGGCCATGGCCGGGCAATGTCCGCGAACTGGAAAACCGGGTCAAGCGTGCGGTGATCATGGCCGATGGCAAGCTGGTTCATGCCGAGGATCTCGACCTGCCGGGCGATGATGCCGATGATGATGACGGCGACATGCCGCTCAACATCAAGGCGGCACGCGAGGAATCGGATCGCAAGGTTATCCGCCGTGCACTGGCCCGCAGCGAGGGCAATATCTCCAGCACCGCGCGGTTGCTCGGAATCAGTCGCCCGACGCTGTATGATCTGCTGAAACAATATGAGCTGCAGCCCGGAGCCACCGCAAAAACAGCGGTGAAATGAGCCGCCAATGGCTTCGCGCAAACGCATGAGACACAAGCCGCCGATGCGCTGGCCGATGGCGGCACTGGCTGTCGTTACTGCCTCGACGCTGGTTTTGGCTCCGGTCGTTGGTCAGGACAACAGCGCGGCGCAGGAAGCCTTTGCGCGGGCGGAGCAGAGCATTGCCGGCGGCGATTACCGTACCGCGCGGATAGAATTGCTCAACGCCATTGCTGATGATCCGGACTGGGCCGAGGCGAGACTGATGCAGGCGATGGTGTATCTGCGCCTGCGCGACCCGCTTGGCGCCGAGGCCGAGCTGCGCCGGGCGCGTGAACTTGGTGTTGAGGATCAGGAATTGCGCCATCTGATGGGGCATGCACTGCTGTTGCAGGGGCAGCTTGACCGGGCCCGCAACTGGCTGACCGAAGGGCCGGTGGCGCGGCGGCATCTGGGCTATGCCCAGAGGATATTGGCGGAAGTCAATCTTGCCGAGGGTGATCGTGACCGCGCTCGTGCTGCCTATGACGCCGCTATTGCCGCCGATGACCGTGATCCGATGCTATGGGTGTCGATTGCGCGCTACCGTTTCATGGGCGGTGACCAGCAAGGCGCGATCGAGGCCGCCGATTTTGCCGTGTCGCTGGCGCCGCAGAGTGTCGAGGCGCTGCTCTATCGCGGTGAACTGGCGCGCAGCCAGTTCGGGCTGGTGCCATCCTTGCCGTGGTTTGAGCGGGCATTGGAGATCGATCCTGACCATATCCCGGCGCTCATTGCCTATGCCGAAACACTGGGTGATGCCGGCCGTATGACCGATATGCTTTCGGCAGCGCGGCGGATTATCGCACTCGAGCCGGGCAATGACCGTGGCTATTTCCTTCAGGCGGTGCTCG
Above is a genomic segment from Pseudomonadota bacterium containing:
- the aceA gene encoding isocitrate lyase, yielding MTDFNTLVPAVPGRFNGINRPYSADDVARLRGSVAVEYTLAKRGAEKLWDLLRTEDYINALGALSGNQAMQMVRAGLKAIYLSGWQVAADANVAGAMYPDQSLYPANSGPELAKKINRTLQRADQIEHSEGGATRDWFAPIVADAEAGFGGPLNCFEIMKAYIEAGAAGVHFEDQLASEKKCGHLGGKVLIPTQAHIRNLNAARMAADICGVATVIVARTDAESAKLITSDVDERDHEFLTGERTPEGFFRLKEGTGVDHCIKRGIAFAEHADLLWWETSKPNLDDAKRFAEAVQKAHPGKMMAYNCSPSFNWEANLDKDTIARFQRELGAMGYKFQFVTLAGFHQLNYGMFELARGYKDRGMAAYSELQQAEFGAEDNGYTATRHQREVGTGYFDAVATAIGGGQSSTTALADSTEADQFKKDAA
- a CDS encoding short-chain fatty acyl-CoA regulator family protein: MSQDKVFAGAALRRLRLSRKLTQIAMAEALGISASYLNLLERNQRPLTARLMLALSERFDFDPRLLLADEPGGGVEAMMRRFNDPQFADLAIDRQRLAEWAVNAPELMQAFARLHDSRAVSGNADDAGDNSHPAIALVRREIEKWRNYYGDLDVAAEEMADELRLANSDLYAALSDRLRSRHQIMVRVLPVEVLPDHLYRLDMHARQLQLSEMLDTSSRTFRAAYMIAQLEMRDAVQALAAGAAFDNRGAERLFQRHLYGYIAAAIIMPYGRFLRACEQTGYDIAILQRRFGAGLEEIAHRLTTLQRVGQRGLPFFMVRVDRAGQFSKRYSGASGASFVESGRSCPLWHLHHSFARPSILQVQLVESEDGKQWLTLSRTVNGNSSPARGNTPDMNGEEPAYAIGIGIAAEHASRLCAHYARVAEASGPTLIGPGCHGCHRPDCTQRATPPAGKTLLFDDRARRAAPFIFHSE
- a CDS encoding TIGR03013 family XrtA/PEP-CTERM system glycosyltransferase, whose protein sequence is MFRLFKHYVPHAVVLMGLIDFVLLLISAEAAWQFRTAQLGLDEGPFADRAVPVLSFAILQQVAMIAVGTYGTDAVLRLRFAMARLAVAVSLGVIFLSLMFFLLPGTTLWRSILLYAMIMAIVLLVANRLILGGILGTGAFRRRLLVLGAGRRAQRIQELGERPDSGFVVVGFVGMGDGEHAITEAINRSAINNLAKYVENLNVSEVVLALEERRNALPLQDLLRIKTTGVHVNDLSSFFERETGRVDLDSVNPSWLIFSDGFSSGRWLSSIAKRLFDIIASLILLVIFLPVILLFALLVKLDSKGPAFFRQERVGLYGQTFNIIKLRSMRTDAEGDGKAVWAEKNDPRITRIGRFIRRTRIDELPQAWSVLKGEMSFVGPRPERPEFVADLETKMRFYAERHMVKPGITGWAQINYPYGASIEDSRHKLEYDLYYAKNYTPFLDILILLQTLRVVLWADGAR
- the prsK gene encoding XrtA/PEP-CTERM system histidine kinase PrsK, whose amino-acid sequence is MGLGSYLGLAGFFGHLLAAALHGGLAVWLSRNMRQNHWQQLPLVSALALLSFWALTVAWEGPEASISLFVETLRNAALLFLMFRLLRSDDSLRQPPTVTALYAVLAVVLALQPVVDGAILSFDAASAPDLLFYTSTILRMIFAVGALVLVHNLYSISAPQARFAIRLPMAALATLWFFDLNLYAVAYLLRELPPELLALRGLVIAGLMPLFALAAKRNGEWRIQLSRTVAFHSFSLFAIGLYLAAMTLAVQLLSYLVGDYARLTQVSFVFGVSIAALVLLPSNSFRAWFKVKIAKHFFQHRYDYRSEWMRFADTMSAREQDVSTLHSRIIQAVADITESGAGLLLTPDESGRFMLQERWNWSTIDVPAPACTTSTANFFSKSGYIVELDKIREGAADAVQREAIAEWMIEDRKIWVIVPLIHFDQLVGLVMLARPPLSRTLDWEDLDMLRVVGRQAASYVAEQRGQNALLESRQFEDFNRRFAFVVHDIKNIVSQLALLSRNAEKHADKPAFRKDMVETLQGTVEKLNATLSRLSNYRTARDNEIEPVETKALVEHVTTVKSTPAHRVDALAGAPMTVRADRPALEQVLLHLVQNALDASRHNAEPVLVKWFTDGMNGCIEVVDHGTGMSADFIRTSLFKPFVSTKDGGFGIGAFEAKSLVEAMDGSLHVESREGMGTRITLRLPLVIGEQQPVAPAKQVGTDTHSDKKRTIGAGQ
- the prsR gene encoding PEP-CTERM-box response regulator transcription factor — translated: MSDNDNTHDAQLPKLLIVEDDEGLQTQLKWAYDDYQVLQAHNREEAITLLRAEQPAVVTLDLGLPPDPDGTSEGFATLEEIIALKPDTKVIVASGHGARQSALDAIAKGAYDFYQKPVDIDELGHIVARAFHLHAIEAENARLAEASDGSEKVLGRIITAAPEMLKVAHTIERVAPTSASVMLLGASGTGKELLARGLHDHSDRRANAFIAINCAAIPENLLEAELFGHEKGAFTGAIKTTEGKIEQAHGGTLFLDEVGDIPLPLQVKLLRFLQERVIERIGGRKPIAVDTRIVCATHQDIDQMQRDGTFREDLYYRLAEIVVTIPTLAERPGDTILLARHFLNRMAQEFNPKVKGFAADALRRIDEWPWPGNVRELENRVKRAVIMADGKLVHAEDLDLPGDDADDDDGDMPLNIKAAREESDRKVIRRALARSEGNISSTARLLGISRPTLYDLLKQYELQPGATAKTAVK